CTGCTGGCGGGTTACTTAATAAGATGGTCTTATCCTGATTGAACGTAATGACCGCATCTGCCATCGAAGTCAAAATGCTCGATAGCTGTTCTTTTTCCTGATTGATCACTTCGAGATGATGTTTTAACTGGCGACCCATTTGGTTAAAAGCAATCGCTAACTGGCCGATTTCATCTCCAGAAGAAACTTTCATTTTTGTGTCAAAATTCCCTTTCGCCAACTCAAATGCTCCTTCGCGCATATTGCGCAGCGGAGAAGTGATACGTGTTGATAAGAAAAAGGCAAAGAACGTCGTCAGCAATAGCGCGATAAATGCGGATAAAAATACGATATTGGTCGTCCGTTCAGCAGTCCGGTCCATAACTTCCAGTGATTGGTAAATAAATACCGTTCCGTGAAGCCCATCCCCTGTTTGAAGAGGGGATGCCATAACGATATACGACTCCATTCGGTCCGCTTCCGATAACGACGGCAGCAGCATTTCCTTAGTGACTGCTTCATCGCTCTCAAATACTTTTTGGAATTCTTGTTCGCTGACGATCTTTTCCCTGATTTCATCACCATTCAAGCCATCGTGCAAATAATAGGCAATATCCCCCGGCTGTGAAGCGATGACGGCATTCGTTTCTGGACCTAGCACTTCATCTACGATCGACAAATTGCCTTCCTCATCGTGGTCATTAAAAATCCTGGCGATCATATTCGCCTCATTATGAAGCGCTTCTTCTACTGTCTCGCTGTGGAAGTTCCCGAGAAACTCCAATAGCAGCACCGTCACAATAAAAAGGACAAAGGAAACGAGAAGCAAAATGGTTACCCACAGCTTCCCGACGATGCTATTCCATATTCTATTCATTGCCAACCTCGAATTTGTATCCGACACCCCAGACGGTGACGATCATCTTAGCGGCGGATTCCGACACCCGATTGAGTTTTTCGCGCAAGCGTTTAACATGTGTGTCCACCGTACGCAAATCACCGAAAAAGTCATAATGCCATACTTCTTTCAGTAAATGCTCCCGGTCAAATACTTTATCCGGCGATTTTGCCAGGAAATACAATAGCTCGTATTCTTTCGGCGTCAAATTTACTTCCACGCCATCTGCTGTTACTCGGTGTGCATCGTGGTCAATCGTCAAATGTGGAAAAACGACCAGGTCTTTTGAAACGGTCGAACTTGTAGATGGCGAATAGGCGGAAGAACGGCGCAAAATCGCTTTGACGCGCAGCACCACTTCACGCGGGCTGAACGGTTTGACGATGTAATCGTCTGCGCCAGATTCAAAGCCTTCCACGCGGTTTGCTTCCTCACCTTTAGCTGTTAGCATGATGATTGGCGTCATTTTCGTTTCACGTAGTTCTGTCGCCACTTCAATGCCGTCTTTTTCTGGCATCATGAGATCGAGCAAGATGCAATGGTAATCCGTCTCGGTCGCTTTTTCCAATGCTTCCACACCGTTTTCAGCTTCTTCAACCATATATCCTTCACGCTCGAGATACATTTTTAACAAGCGGCGGATTCTTTCTTCATCGTCCACTACAAGAATTGTAATTTCTTCAGACATCCTAATCCCTCCAACTTTCATCTCTATTATTTTCATTGTACCGATAAGGGGTGCAAAAATAAACGAAAAGCCTTTTCCACAATGGAAAAGGCTTTTTCGTCAAGCGTATGAATGCAGTCCGGCAATGATCAAGTTAACTGCCACCAAGTTGAACATGATGATGACAAACCCGATGACTGCGAGCCAAGCAGACTTTTCGCCTGCCCAGCCTCGTCCGAGCCGCAAGTGCAGATATGCTGCATAGAATAAAAATGTCACAAGCGCCCAAACTTCTTTCGGATCCCAGCCCCAGAAGCGCGACCAGGCGATTTGAGCCCAGATCATAGCGAAAATTAATGCACCGAGTGAAAAGATCGGGAAGCCGATGATAACCGACCGATAATTGATCTCGTCCATCAATTGCAAGTTAACGTTTTTTGTAAACGGCTGAAGCATAGCGGAAATCCGTTTCCGGAAGACCAGTCGAATCAATGCATATAACACCGTACCGACCACGAGCGACCAAAATACCGTAGTCAATTTTCCAGCATGGACGATTGGCGGCATTTCTACCAACGGCGTCAATGCGCCATCTGTCATCGGCTCAAATTCGTTCATGCCAAAAATTGCCGGCATATTATAAGTGATTTCCGATGGTTGTCCATCTTTGTTGACATAAGCGAAATCCGCTTCGTAATTCGTCAATGTGAAGAATGTGCTCGTCACAACAAAACCAAGCACCAAGACGAGCGAATACATGATGGCTTCAAGCCAAAAGCGCTGCTTCGACTTTTTCTTTTGATCGACGACTTTTAGCAAATAAATCAAGCCAGCTGCCGCACTGATCGCCAAGATTCCTTCTGCAACAACTACAGTGATAACGTGTATCGCCAACCAGTTTGTTTGAAGAGCCGGAATCAACGGGCTCACTTCGCTCGGGAACATGCTAGCGTAAGCGATGATCAATAAGGCGATCGGCAAAACGATCATTCCTAGCACTGCCGTGCGATACAAGGCATAAAGTATAATGAATCCGCCGACTAAAGTCATTCCGAAGGCAGTCGTGAATTCGAACATATTACTGATTGGCGCATGGCCTGTGACCATCCATCGTGTGATGAAATAGCCCACTTGTGAAACGAAACCGATAACCGTGATGGTGATGGCGACTTTGCCCCAACGCTGTTCAGATCTGAATGTGCCTTTTTTATTGCCTTTTACGGCACCACCAAAGACAAACGTTGCGATTAGGTAAGCGATAAAGGCTACGTATAATAGATTGGAACTGATATCGGCTAATGTCATGTCAATTGTTCACCTTCCCTTTTCTCCTGTGCTTCCATGTCTTCCTGTTGGTCGCGATATGTTGGAAGAGAAGCGTGTTCCGTCACTTGATCCAAATCTTTTTTCAACCCGAACCAGTTTTTGTTCGTATGGCCCGCAAGCAATATGCTGCCATCCGCTTGCTGTTGAATCCAGAAGCGGCGGTGATTAAAGTACATGCCTTGGGCTACGCCGATCATGAAGATCAAACCGCCAAGCCCAAGAATCGGCAAAGTGCGGTCTTTACGTACCGTTAAGCCGGATGCATCACGCGTCTCGACGCCCTGGAAGGCAAGTTTGTAATCGTTATCTCCAAGCGGCTCAACTGTGTTCTGAATCGTGATGAAACTCGTTTCTCCATCCGGAGTATCAGGAGTTGTCATTTTCACGAGAAATCCTGGATTTTTCGGCAGCGGCGTCGCTGTTTGCGGTTCACCATTTTCGAAACCGGAGAAATCAGGATAATAGCCGAGCAACTCGACGACCGAGCCGTCTTCAAGCTCATAAGTGGTTTCTGGATTGACCAAATCGATTGTCAACTCTCCACGGCTTTCACTTGTTTCCTTGTTCTGCAACGCGAAGCTCATGGTTTTCAGCTCATCTTGCTGGAAATCCATCTGATACAAAGCGTAGCCGTCAAATTTAAACGGCTGGTTGACGCGAATGGCGTGCTCTTCCACTACTTCCATATCGGCTGTATCACCAGGCAATGCGCCTTCTGGAATTTTGTAGAGAACGACGTCGGTTTGGTAGTTTTTCGCTACCGTTCCAACACGGTCGATCGCTTCACCGAATTTTTCTTCTTCACCTTCACCTGTGTATGTTTCTAAAGTGAACCCTTTGCTTTCTAATACATATCCCGGCGCGTCTGGAATCGCACGTGTTTCACCTTCACGTATCCACAAAGTTTCGTCTACATAAAAACCAGGCATCATGCGCAACATGACACCGAACAAGAAGATGATCAAGCCTATGTGATTAACATAAGGGCCCCAGCGCGAAAAACGGCCTTTCTCGGCAAGTAAGCCATTTTTATCAGTCGACACTTTGTATTTCAAACCGGTTAATTTCTCTTCGGCTTTTTTAAGCGTGTCCGCATCTCCCGGTCCTTCTGCCACAATACGCTGCTTATGCATAAAGCTGGAATGGCGCAGCACTCGCTGGTTTTTCAAGGATCTATAAAGCGGCACAAACCGGTCGAGGCTCGCGATGATCAGTGAAATCGCAAGCATCCCAACCAGGCTGATAAACCAGAAGGAATTGTATAAATCATGGAAGCCGAGTGCGTGATACACCGTCCCGATACTGCCGTAAATATCGGTGTAATAAGCCTCGATATCTGCTTCCGTCGTTGCTGGGACGTATTGTTTTTGAGGCAAAATGGTGCCGAGTGCCGCGGCAATCAATAAGACGATGATGATTCCGACGCCCACTTTCACGCTTGAAAAGAAGTTCCAGATTTTATCAATAATTGACTTATTATAAGTCTGGGAACGTCTGGCCGTTCCTTCATAGCGCATATCCGCTAACTTTTTGTCTTGCTCTTGTTCATTAAGCGGCCGTCCGCACGATTCACAAAGAATAGTGCCTGGCGGATTTTCATGGCCGCATTTGCAAATCAATTTGTCCATCCGAAAAATCTCCTTATTCAGGTTTGATTTCTTCCATAAAACCTGCGATATCCTGCTCTGTCATTTCACCGGTCACGATGCGCTGGATTTCGCCTTGTGGGTTTACCAGCATGGTCGTTGGAAGCGGGCGGATATTATATGCCGTCATGACGCTTTTATCGCGGTCGATGACAATTGGAAAATTGAGGCCGTATTGACGCGCGAACGTCTCGACTTCAAAATTCGATTGTGCAATATTCACCGCGAGGACTTGGACGCCTTGATCTTCATACACTTCAAACTGGCTGGCCATTGCGGGCATTTCTTTGATGCATGGCTCACACCATGTGCCCCAGAAATTGAGGAATACACCTTGGCCCTCATAATCGGACAGCTTATGGGTTTCCCCGTCAAGATCCGTCAGCGTGAAATCCGGTGCCGCATCTCCCACTTTCAGCACTTCCACTTCGTCGGCGGTCACACTATTGTAAATCGTATAACCGATAGCTGCGACTAGTAACAGCAAAATAACGGAGCGCATGATCGTCCTGTTTTTCTTCTTGTTGCTTTTTTTCTCCGTACTCATATAGATCCTCCTTCGAGGGATTAGATGCACATCAATTATAGCAAAGTTTCATCAGCCGCCTGTCCGCAGTTTTGAAGGGTTTGTGAACGTTAGCGCCGTTTGCCTGTATCCGCCAGAACGCGCAATTGTTTCACTTCGTGAGGGCTTAGCTCTCTCGATTCGCCGGCGTTCAGGCTATGCAGCGTCAAAAAAGCAAATTGTTCACGACTGAGTTTCTGCACCGGGAAGCCGATTGCTTCGAACATGCGGCGGACTTGACGGTTGCGTCCTTCGTGAATCGTGATTTGGACAATCGCTTTTGAAGCTTTCGCATCCGCTGACAATAATTTCACTTTCGCCGGCGCTGTCATGCCATCTTCCAATTTAATGCCGCGCTCTAGTTTTTGAAGATCTTCTCTGGCTGGAATACCCTTTAGCCGCGCGACATACGTCTTGTCGATTTCAAACTTCGGGTGAGTCAGGCTATTGGCGAATTCGCCATCGTTTGTCAACAGCAGCAATCCTGAAGTGTCGTAATCAAGACGCCCGACAGGATAAATGCGTTCTTCGACGTTCGGGAAGAAATCCGTGACTACTTTGCGGTTTTTGTCATCGGACACTGCCGAAATAACGCCGCGCGGCTTATAGAGTAGAAAATAGACTTTGCGTTCTTTCTCCATTTGCACGCCTTCCACTTCAATTTTATCGGAAGGGGTCACTTTGATGCCCAATTCCTTAACCGTTTTGCCGTTCACTTTCACTTTTCCATCCAAAATCATTTGTTCTGCTTTGCGCCTAGATGCAATTCCTGCATGCGCCATTACCTTTTGCAATCTTTCCATTTCCTGTTCACCCCATCTAATTAAATACCGGCCGCATAGGCAGCCGATTTACGTTTTCCGCAGTCTTTCTAACCGGAATTATGGCATAATTCCGGCCAAAGAGAAAGCGCATCGCTTAAATGAAAAGAAGACTGTCCATGCGTCCCAGTCTTCCCAGTAAGCTCCTATGCATTTACTTCTTCTTTGAATGCTTCTTGAAATTTTGTCATAAAGAGATCCGCGTCTTCTTCTGGCTCCTCTGACATCTCTTCAGGTAGAGGAGGCAATTCCTTCAAGTTTTTCAGCCCAAAGTAATTGAGAAATTCGTCAGTCGTGCCGTACAAAATGGCACGCCCTGTGCCTTCAGCGCGGCCGCATTCTTGGATTAAGCCTTTTGCAGCAAGTGTTGTCAGTGCTTTCTCACTTTTCACACCGCGCAAATCTTCCAATTCCACCCGCGTAATCGGCTGTTTATAAGCCACAATCGCGAGCACTTCAAGCGACGCTTGTGACAGCGATTGGGGCGTCGGATTCTCGACTAGCTTTTGAATGGTGTCTGCCATGTCGGGCTTCGTCACCAACTGGTAAACACCCGCCAACTCTTTTAACATGATGCCAAAAACGCCTTCACTATAGCGGCTCTTCAACTCATTGAGCGCCTCTTCCACTTGATCTGCGTCGGCCTCTGTCAAAAACTGCAATTGGCTAAAACTTAAACCATCGTCTCCTGTAACGAATAGCAATGCTTCAATTTGGCCCAAAAGGTTCTTCTTCATCTTGCCACGTTTCCTTTCTCAGTTCCACCGACAATTCGGTGAAATTCTTTTGCTGTTCGACCGCAATCACTTGTCGCTTCATCAATTCGAGTAAAGATAAAAACGACACAACGAGAACGGCTTGGTCATCTGACGGGAAAAGCTCAGAAAAATTAGCTCGACCTTTAAACGATTTTAACCGTTCAACCATGGAGCCCATCTGCTCTTTGATGGAAACTTCTTGGCGAGCGACACGCGTTGATAAAGGCGCTCTTAACTGCTTCCGCCGTAGCATCTTCTGAAATGCGCCGAGCATATCATAAGCATTGGCATCATCAACAGCGAGTTCTAACGGCGGATTCAGTTCCGATAAATCTGCAGGAGCTTTAGAATAAAGTATCGACCTGTCATTCTCCAGTTTCTTCAGTTCCTCCGCCGCTTCTTTGTATTTCTTGTATTCAATCAGCCTCGATACCAATTCATCGCGAGGGTCTTCTTCATCGAATTCGTAATCGATTTCATCTACTTCCCCTTCATGCACCGGAAGCAGCGTTTTGCTTTTAATCGCAAGCAACGTCGCCGCCATTACCAAGTATTCGCTCGCCTCATTGAGTTCGAGCACTTGCATTGCACGGATATGCTCCATATACTGTGTAGTGATTTGAGAAACGGGAATATCGTAAATATCGATTTCCAAACGATGGATTAAATGCAATAATAAATCTAGCGGGCCTTCAAAGGCATCCACTTTCACTTCGTAAGACATGCAACTACCACCTGACTGCTCATATTCCTATTACTAATTGATTATAAAAGAAAGGAGATCGAAATGCATCCGCTTAGCCATCCCTTATTCCTTCAGTACATTATCCACTTCAATGATGAAAGAGATTATTTCGAATGTCATGAAGTCGGAGAAGAGTACTGGAAACAAATCGCTCCAAAAGACAAAATGCACCCTTTAACTGGTTGGATCCAATTGGCGGTCGGCATGTACCACTGGCGCCGCAGCAATTACCCGGGCGCGCTTCGTTCACTCATCCGGGCTAAACCGAAACTTGCCGAGCCTGGAATTTGGACCGAGGGCTTCGACCACCCGCAATTGATGCAATTGCTTACCGAATCGATACAAGGAGTGACCAATCGCGAGCCATTCGAACATCGTGACCTCCCGCTTGTAGCAGGCCAACTGGTTCAAGCCGTCGAAGAACAAAAGCAACATTATTTAGCCCCGGAGCTAGATGAGCACTTTTTGATGCACAAACACCGGCTGCGTGACCGGACAGAGATCATCGCGCTCAGACAACAGAAAAAAAGGCGGAACCTTTAAGAATTAAAGGCCGCCTTTTTTTACTGGGCATTTATTCAGGAAAGCTTCGGTTTCGTCAGTAGCCCGCATTTCCCGGTGCTGCATCATGTCTTGAATCTTGTCGATCATTTGATGGCCGATCCCGTCGCCCCGATGGGATGGATTCACCGATACATGATGAATAGTGTAATGATCTTCTGAGACTTCCACACCTAGTAATCCGACAAAGTCGTCCTCTTTTTTCCAAAGGAATAATTGCCATTCCGGATTTTCTTCGTAAATGTGCATCGTCTGCTGCAGCTTTTTCAGTTCGCGCTCTCTAGGCATGAATGACAATAAGCCCATGGCGATCTTTTCAAATGATTTTTTGTATCTGTATAACATAATTGATCCCTCATTTTCATCTTAAAAGCAGCTTTCCCCATACTACTATAAACTTCCCGATAACTCAAGTTTACACAGGATCAGCCACCGGTGACCTTGTCTGCGAAGAACAGCCAATAGGCAATGCCCCAGGCAACCGCCATCAATAAGACAAACAGGAACAGCATGATGTTTTGCTTTCTCACCGTTCTGCCTCCTCTTGCGAATACCCTACTTCATTCTTGATCAAGTCTTCGAAGCTTTCGCGCCGGATGACGAGCTGGTGCTTGCCGCCTTCTGCAAAGACGACAGCCGGACGGGTGATCCGGTTGTAATTACTCGCCATGGAATAGCCATATGCGCCGGTACAAAAGATAGCCAGAATGTCACCAGCAGACACATGCGGCAATTGGGCTTCCTCTATTAGCTTATCACCGGATTCACAGCATTTTCCTGCGATCGTGTAAACTTGTCCAGCCTCGTCCTGTGCTCGGTTGGCCAGTAAGGAACTGTATTTGGCACCATAAAGGGCAGGGCGGATATTATCAGACATGCCGCCATCAACCGCAGCATAGCGACGCGTGTCCGGCACTTCTTTTGTCGAACCAATTGTATAAAGCGTTGTGCCTGCATCCCCGATCAATGAACGACCCGGCTCGATCCAAATTTCCGGCAAAGGAAATCCAGCTTGCTCGGATGCCGATTTAACCGTGCGGATCATGTCTTTTACGTAAACGGCAGGTTCAAGCGGAGCATCTTCTTCGGTATAGCGGATGCCAAAGCCACCGCCTAAATTCAGTACGCTGCAGGTATAGGAATACTCCTTGTTCCACAATGCCATTTTCAGCAGCAATTTCTCAGAAGCCATTTGAAAAGCCGCCGTATCGAAAATTTGTGAGCCAATATGGCAATGCAGGCCAATCAACTCGAGATACTCGTGGCTATAAGTTTGTTCAAAAGCGCGGTCTGCCTGGCCGTTGTTCAAATCAAACCCGAACTTCGAGTCTTCCTGTCCGGTCGTAATATAGTCATGTGTATGGGCTTCGATGCCCGGTGTCACCCGCAGCAAGATATTCATCTTCTGCTTGCGCTGTTCGGCTGTTTTTTTCAGCAGTTCGATTTCATGGAAATTATCGACAACGATGCAGCCAATCTCTTCATCAAATGCCATGTCGATTTCCGCTTGGCTCTTATTGTTGCCATGGAAATGGATTTTTTCTTTTGGAAATCCACTTTGAATCGCGGTGTAAAGTTCTCCACCGGAGACAACGTCGAGCGACAAGCCTTCTTTAGCGGCAACTTGATAGATGGCGATGCCGGAGAATGCTTTACTGGCGTAAGCGACTTGGTAGCCAATCTGTTCGTTCTCGAAGGTTTTCTGAAAAGCTTGCGCACGTTCGCGGAAAAGTTGGATGTCGTAAACAAAAAGCGGTGTGCTGTATTGTGCGGCGAGGTCGACCGCGTCTACTCCCCCAATTGTCAAATGGCCTTGTTCGTTGATTGCTTGCGTCCCGTATAAATGCATGTCGACTCCTCCTGTATGGCTATGTAAATAAAAATCCTGCTGGGCCTAAACCCAGCAAGATTCCTTTAATCGGTGATCAAAGCGGAGACAAGCTGAATTGCTTCAACCGGCTCGTTTGAATACTCGATACTATTGTATAACATTTCCTGGCATTCCGCGAGGTCTTGTGTGTTGGAATAAATGGTAGCCAGTGACTCGCCTTGTTTGACGAAATCGCCAACTTTCTTGTTGAGCACTAAGCCGACCGATAGATCGATGACCGAATCTTTCGTCGCGCGTCCTGCGCCAAGCACCATCGCCGCTGTCCCGATTTCGTCGGCTTCCATGTAGGATACATAACCGTCTTGTTTTGCTGGCAGTTCCGTGACGAATTTTGCTTGCGGCAACAAACTAAGATCGTCCACAACAGCCGGATTGCCGCCTTGGTCTTTGATCAATTGGCGGAACGCTTCAAGTGCAGAGCCATCTTTGATGACGCCTTCGAGCATGGCACGCGCCTCTTCCAAAGTGTCTGCCTTGCCGCCGACGACGACCATTTGGCTGCCGAGCACGAGACATAGTTCCGTAAGATCTGCTGGGCCTTTGCCTTGCAGCGTTTCAATCGCCTCTTTCACTTCCAAAGCATTACCAATCGCAAATCCGAGCGGCTGGCTCATATCAGAAATAATTGCCATCGTTTTGCGCCCAGTCGCGTTACCGATGCCGACCATGGCATGTGCCAATTTCTTAGCATCTTCCTCGGTTTTCATGAATGCGCCTTCGCCAGTTTTCACATCGAGGACGATGGCATCGGCCCCAGCTGCGATTTTTTTGCTCATAATGGAGCTCGCGATGAGCGGAATGCTATTGACAGTCGCTGTCACATCACGCAAGGCATACATTTTTTTATCTGCAGGTGTCAAATTGCCGCTTTGGCCGATGACAGCCAGTTTGTGTTCGTTTACCTGCTGGATAAAGTCTTGTGTTGACAGTTCTACGTGGAATCCGTCTATCGCTTCGAGTTTGTCGATGGTCCCGCCAGTATGGCCAAGTCCTCGCCCGCTCATTTTCGCAACCGGCACGCCACAAGCTGCAACGAGCGGCCCGAGAACGAGTGTTGTCGTATCGCCGACGCCTCCTGTAGAGTGCTTATCAACTTTAATGCCTTCAATGGCCGACAGATCAATTTGATCGCCTGATTCTGCCATCGCCATCGTCAAGTCGGCACGCTCGCGCTCACTCATATCCTGGAAAAATACCGCCATTAAAAATGAGCTCAATTGATAATCGGCGATTTCACCATTTGTATAGCCTGAAATAATAAAACGGATTTCTTCTGTGGACAGCTCGTGGCCATCGCGTTTCTTTTCGATCAAGTCTACCATTCTCATTAGTCATTACCGCCTTTTCATTTTAGTTTCGAGAGAAAGCTTGTGCCAAATTTCGGCAATTCACAAGCGAAGTTCTCGGCAATCGTCGCGCCGATATCCGCAAATGTTGATCCAGTTCCAAGCGCCCCGCCGCCATTAAAACGAGGAGAGAAAGCAAGAAGTGGCACATATTCACGCGTATGGTCCGTGCCTGGGAAGGTCGGATCGTTTCCGTGGTCCGCTGTGATGAGCAGCAAATCATCTTCCTGCATGCCTTCCAAAACTTCCGGAAGGCGCACATCGAATTCTTCTAAAGCTTGTGCGTAGCCTTTCGGGTCTCTGCGGTGGCCGTATAGCGCATCAAAATCAACGAGGTTCAAAAAGCTCAAGCCATTGAACTCTTTGCCGACCACTTGCACGAGCTTATCCATTCCGTCCGCATTATCAGTGGTTCTGACAGCCTCTGTCACACCAGCGCCATTGTAGATGTCGTTGATCTTGCCAATGGCAATGACGTCTTTGCCGGCATCCTGAAGTTCGTTCATGACGGTACGGTCAAATGGAGCCAAGGCATAATCGTGGCGGTTAGAGGTGCGTTTAAAGGCACCAGGTTCACCTAAAAATGGACGCGCAATCACGCGGCCGACTAGATATTCCGGGTCCAAGGTCAGTTCGCGAGCCGTTTCGCAAATCTGGTACAGTTCATCCAGCGGGATCACTTCTTCATGTGCTGCGATTTGCAGAACCGGATCAGCAGACGTATAGACAATCAATGCCCCGGTTTCCATATGTTCTTGTCCGAGTTCATCCAGGATTTCAGTGCCACTTGCCGGCTTGTTGCCGATGACTTTCCGCCCTGTCGCCCGTTCAAGCTTGTCGATCAGTTCTTTAGGGAAGCCATCTGGATACACTTTAAATGGTGTATCGATATTGAGTCCCATGATTTCCCAGTGTCCCGTCATTGTATCTTTCCCGACGGATGCCTCTTCAAGGCGGCCAAAGTGGGCAGCTGGTGTTTCTTGTGCGTCAAGGCCTTTTACCGGAACGATATTGGCAAGTCCCAATTTTTCCATGTTTGGCATAGTAAGGCCGCCGACAGATTGGGCGATATGGCCAAGCGTATCAGCGCCTGTGTCTCCAAAAGCTTCGGCATCTGGCGCTTCGCCAATGCCTACTGAATCCAAGACGAT
This is a stretch of genomic DNA from Planococcus maritimus. It encodes these proteins:
- the scpB gene encoding SMC-Scp complex subunit ScpB: MKKNLLGQIEALLFVTGDDGLSFSQLQFLTEADADQVEEALNELKSRYSEGVFGIMLKELAGVYQLVTKPDMADTIQKLVENPTPQSLSQASLEVLAIVAYKQPITRVELEDLRGVKSEKALTTLAAKGLIQECGRAEGTGRAILYGTTDEFLNYFGLKNLKELPPLPEEMSEEPEEDADLFMTKFQEAFKEEVNA
- the resA gene encoding thiol-disulfide oxidoreductase ResA, translating into MSTEKKSNKKKNRTIMRSVILLLLVAAIGYTIYNSVTADEVEVLKVGDAAPDFTLTDLDGETHKLSDYEGQGVFLNFWGTWCEPCIKEMPAMASQFEVYEDQGVQVLAVNIAQSNFEVETFARQYGLNFPIVIDRDKSVMTAYNIRPLPTTMLVNPQGEIQRIVTGEMTEQDIAGFMEEIKPE
- a CDS encoding DUF309 domain-containing protein — protein: MHPLSHPLFLQYIIHFNDERDYFECHEVGEEYWKQIAPKDKMHPLTGWIQLAVGMYHWRRSNYPGALRSLIRAKPKLAEPGIWTEGFDHPQLMQLLTESIQGVTNREPFEHRDLPLVAGQLVQAVEEQKQHYLAPELDEHFLMHKHRLRDRTEIIALRQQKKRRNL
- a CDS encoding response regulator transcription factor, with protein sequence MSEEITILVVDDEERIRRLLKMYLEREGYMVEEAENGVEALEKATETDYHCILLDLMMPEKDGIEVATELRETKMTPIIMLTAKGEEANRVEGFESGADDYIVKPFSPREVVLRVKAILRRSSAYSPSTSSTVSKDLVVFPHLTIDHDAHRVTADGVEVNLTPKEYELLYFLAKSPDKVFDREHLLKEVWHYDFFGDLRTVDTHVKRLREKLNRVSESAAKMIVTVWGVGYKFEVGNE
- the ccsB gene encoding c-type cytochrome biogenesis protein CcsB, which codes for MTLADISSNLLYVAFIAYLIATFVFGGAVKGNKKGTFRSEQRWGKVAITITVIGFVSQVGYFITRWMVTGHAPISNMFEFTTAFGMTLVGGFIILYALYRTAVLGMIVLPIALLIIAYASMFPSEVSPLIPALQTNWLAIHVITVVVAEGILAISAAAGLIYLLKVVDQKKKSKQRFWLEAIMYSLVLVLGFVVTSTFFTLTNYEADFAYVNKDGQPSEITYNMPAIFGMNEFEPMTDGALTPLVEMPPIVHAGKLTTVFWSLVVGTVLYALIRLVFRKRISAMLQPFTKNVNLQLMDEINYRSVIIGFPIFSLGALIFAMIWAQIAWSRFWGWDPKEVWALVTFLFYAAYLHLRLGRGWAGEKSAWLAVIGFVIIMFNLVAVNLIIAGLHSYA
- a CDS encoding segregation/condensation protein A, encoding MSYEVKVDAFEGPLDLLLHLIHRLEIDIYDIPVSQITTQYMEHIRAMQVLELNEASEYLVMAATLLAIKSKTLLPVHEGEVDEIDYEFDEEDPRDELVSRLIEYKKYKEAAEELKKLENDRSILYSKAPADLSELNPPLELAVDDANAYDMLGAFQKMLRRKQLRAPLSTRVARQEVSIKEQMGSMVERLKSFKGRANFSELFPSDDQAVLVVSFLSLLELMKRQVIAVEQQKNFTELSVELRKETWQDEEEPFGPN
- a CDS encoding GNAT family N-acetyltransferase, whose amino-acid sequence is MLYRYKKSFEKIAMGLLSFMPRERELKKLQQTMHIYEENPEWQLFLWKKEDDFVGLLGVEVSEDHYTIHHVSVNPSHRGDGIGHQMIDKIQDMMQHREMRATDETEAFLNKCPVKKGGL
- the lysA gene encoding diaminopimelate decarboxylase; amino-acid sequence: MHLYGTQAINEQGHLTIGGVDAVDLAAQYSTPLFVYDIQLFRERAQAFQKTFENEQIGYQVAYASKAFSGIAIYQVAAKEGLSLDVVSGGELYTAIQSGFPKEKIHFHGNNKSQAEIDMAFDEEIGCIVVDNFHEIELLKKTAEQRKQKMNILLRVTPGIEAHTHDYITTGQEDSKFGFDLNNGQADRAFEQTYSHEYLELIGLHCHIGSQIFDTAAFQMASEKLLLKMALWNKEYSYTCSVLNLGGGFGIRYTEEDAPLEPAVYVKDMIRTVKSASEQAGFPLPEIWIEPGRSLIGDAGTTLYTIGSTKEVPDTRRYAAVDGGMSDNIRPALYGAKYSSLLANRAQDEAGQVYTIAGKCCESGDKLIEEAQLPHVSAGDILAIFCTGAYGYSMASNYNRITRPAVVFAEGGKHQLVIRRESFEDLIKNEVGYSQEEAER
- a CDS encoding pseudouridine synthase, producing MERLQKVMAHAGIASRRKAEQMILDGKVKVNGKTVKELGIKVTPSDKIEVEGVQMEKERKVYFLLYKPRGVISAVSDDKNRKVVTDFFPNVEERIYPVGRLDYDTSGLLLLTNDGEFANSLTHPKFEIDKTYVARLKGIPAREDLQKLERGIKLEDGMTAPAKVKLLSADAKASKAIVQITIHEGRNRQVRRMFEAIGFPVQKLSREQFAFLTLHSLNAGESRELSPHEVKQLRVLADTGKRR
- a CDS encoding cytochrome c biogenesis protein ResB → MDKLICKCGHENPPGTILCESCGRPLNEQEQDKKLADMRYEGTARRSQTYNKSIIDKIWNFFSSVKVGVGIIIVLLIAAALGTILPQKQYVPATTEADIEAYYTDIYGSIGTVYHALGFHDLYNSFWFISLVGMLAISLIIASLDRFVPLYRSLKNQRVLRHSSFMHKQRIVAEGPGDADTLKKAEEKLTGLKYKVSTDKNGLLAEKGRFSRWGPYVNHIGLIIFLFGVMLRMMPGFYVDETLWIREGETRAIPDAPGYVLESKGFTLETYTGEGEEEKFGEAIDRVGTVAKNYQTDVVLYKIPEGALPGDTADMEVVEEHAIRVNQPFKFDGYALYQMDFQQDELKTMSFALQNKETSESRGELTIDLVNPETTYELEDGSVVELLGYYPDFSGFENGEPQTATPLPKNPGFLVKMTTPDTPDGETSFITIQNTVEPLGDNDYKLAFQGVETRDASGLTVRKDRTLPILGLGGLIFMIGVAQGMYFNHRRFWIQQQADGSILLAGHTNKNWFGLKKDLDQVTEHASLPTYRDQQEDMEAQEKREGEQLT